From a region of the Geothrix sp. 21YS21S-2 genome:
- the dut gene encoding dUTP diphosphatase, producing the protein MIQVPISFLPHGEGLPLPERATPHAAGLDLRAAIAEGETWTLAPGERRLVPTGLVMAIPEGFEGQVRPRSGLAFKHGVTVLNAPGTIDADYRGEVAVVLVNHGTAPFSLARGERIAQFLLAPVPAWEWRPERDAAALGDTQRGGGGYGSTGRD; encoded by the coding sequence ATGATCCAGGTCCCCATCAGCTTCCTGCCCCACGGCGAGGGCCTTCCCCTGCCCGAAAGGGCCACGCCCCACGCGGCCGGCCTCGATCTGCGGGCCGCCATCGCCGAGGGGGAGACGTGGACCCTGGCCCCCGGCGAGCGCCGCCTGGTGCCCACCGGCCTGGTGATGGCCATCCCCGAGGGCTTCGAGGGCCAGGTCCGGCCCCGGTCCGGCCTCGCCTTCAAGCACGGCGTCACCGTGCTCAACGCCCCCGGCACCATCGACGCGGACTACCGGGGCGAAGTGGCCGTGGTGCTGGTCAACCACGGGACGGCCCCCTTCTCCCTGGCCCGGGGCGAGCGCATCGCCCAGTTCCTCCTGGCCCCCGTGCCGGCCTGGGAATGGCGCCCCGAACGCGACGCCGCCGCCCTGGGGGACACCCAGCGCGGCGGGGGC
- a CDS encoding DUF4097 family beta strand repeat-containing protein, which produces MRIGIALATLTVCAGLVAAEGPGSGNRTETRSEKLAFGSKLWVKNRNGAIRVVGWDKEEVSLVAQIRDTSKRKIDLVVQHVGADLDIEAQFQQPVVVFSFGFAPSPRCEMTLSVPRRVMGHFRTTNGPVSVASLEGYARCETTNGDVVIRDLKGECLAETTNGALEAYNLKARIKGGTTNGRIRLEDVEGGIQLETTNGGIVARNLDGWGEGIRLESTNGGIEVVLGKATGDIRAENSNGGIDIKVAGATVVESAKHSARVKVPGREQKITLETTNGGITVR; this is translated from the coding sequence ATGAGGATCGGGATCGCTTTGGCGACGTTGACGGTTTGCGCCGGCCTGGTGGCGGCGGAAGGGCCCGGCTCCGGCAACCGCACCGAGACCCGCTCCGAGAAGCTGGCCTTCGGGTCCAAGCTCTGGGTGAAGAACCGCAACGGGGCCATCCGGGTCGTGGGCTGGGACAAGGAGGAGGTTTCCCTCGTCGCCCAGATCCGGGACACCTCCAAGCGCAAGATCGACCTGGTGGTCCAGCACGTGGGCGCCGACCTGGACATCGAAGCCCAGTTCCAGCAGCCGGTGGTGGTGTTCAGCTTCGGCTTCGCCCCCAGCCCGCGCTGCGAGATGACCCTCAGCGTGCCCCGCAGGGTCATGGGGCACTTCCGCACCACCAACGGCCCGGTCTCCGTGGCCAGCCTGGAGGGCTACGCCCGGTGCGAGACCACCAACGGCGACGTGGTGATCCGGGACCTCAAGGGCGAATGCCTGGCCGAGACCACCAACGGCGCCCTGGAGGCCTACAACCTCAAGGCCCGCATCAAGGGCGGCACCACCAACGGCCGGATCCGCCTCGAGGACGTGGAGGGAGGCATCCAGCTGGAGACCACCAACGGCGGCATCGTCGCCAGGAACCTGGACGGCTGGGGCGAGGGGATCCGCCTGGAAAGCACCAACGGCGGCATCGAGGTGGTGCTGGGCAAGGCCACCGGCGATATCCGGGCCGAGAACTCCAACGGCGGCATCGACATCAAGGTCGCGGGCGCCACGGTGGTGGAATCGGCCAAGCACTCGGCACGGGTGAAGGTTCCGGGCCGGGAGCAGAAGATCACGCTGGAAACCACCAACGGCGGGATCACGGTCCGCTAA